GTGCCCGAGGCATCCCGTAGGCTCAGCCTGGTAGAGCTTCCGAGCCGGCCGAAGCGGCCGGCGGAGAGGCTGTAGGCGTACGCCCGTTGGCGCACGCTGATCAAGCCCTATCAGGCGACAGAAACCGGAGTGTCGCTGGTTCAAATCGGGCCGGGGGCCCGTGGAAATCCGGCCCGCGGGACCACCACGTCAAGTTTTTTGCACGCCCCCACCCAATAAGCGGGGGGATCGTGTTGGCTCAAGGACGCCCGAAGGTTGTGATCACAGATCACGTCTATCCCACAGTGGATTATGAGAAGGCCCTATTGGAGGGGTTCGGGGCCGAATGCGAGGTCCACCAATGCAGATCAGAAGAAGATGTCCTGAAGGCTGGGAAGGGAGCGGATGTCCTGATAGTGACATATGCCCCCATAACCCGTCGGGTCCTCTCGAGCCTCGGGTCATTGAGGCTTGTCGTGAGGCATGGGGCCGGATATGACAACGTCGATGTAAGGGCAGCGACGGAAGTTGGCGTGATGGTTGCGAACGTCCCAAGGTTTGGGGGGGAGGAGGTGGCGGATCATTCGATCGCCCTCCTGTTAGCCCTTTTGAGGAAATTGCCAGCCCTAGATGGCTTATCGAAGGCGGGGAGGTGGGGGGAATGGCACTCCGCCTTGCCCCTCCCGGCCTTGGATAGGCTGACCTTGGGGATACTCGGCTTCGGCAGGATTGGACAACAGGTCGCTAAGAAGGCCAAGGCGGCGTTCGGAATGAATGTGATAACTCATCACCCTAGGAGGGATCCAAGGGAGATCCTAGCATCCGGCGCTGAGCCGGTTAGCTTCGAGGAGCTCTTCAGAAGATCCGATGCCCTGAGCATTCACCTCCCATTAACCGAGGAAACGTTCCATTTGGTCGGCGAGGAGGAGCTCCGCATGATGAAGCCCACGGCGGTCCTCGTGAACGCTGGGAGGGGAAAGGTCGTCGATGGAAGGGCCCTCTACAAGGCCCTGAGGGAGGGGTGGATAGCCGGAGCGGGTTTGGACGTGATGGAAGAGGAGCCGCCCGATCCCAAGGATCCCCTGTTGACATTGC
This region of Candidatus Bathyarchaeia archaeon genomic DNA includes:
- a CDS encoding C-terminal binding protein; this encodes MAQGRPKVVITDHVYPTVDYEKALLEGFGAECEVHQCRSEEDVLKAGKGADVLIVTYAPITRRVLSSLGSLRLVVRHGAGYDNVDVRAATEVGVMVANVPRFGGEEVADHSIALLLALLRKLPALDGLSKAGRWGEWHSALPLPALDRLTLGILGFGRIGQQVAKKAKAAFGMNVITHHPRRDPREILASGAEPVSFEELFRRSDALSIHLPLTEETFHLVGEEELRMMKPTAVLVNAGRGKVVDGRALYKALREGWIAGAGLDVMEEEPPDPKDPLLTLPNIIITPHVAWYSERSLRDLQERAAREVIRVLSGGLPENLLNPEALERGRA